A region of Pleionea litopenaei DNA encodes the following proteins:
- a CDS encoding flagellar motor protein: protein MDSLTFVGLLFAVVAIFGGQFLEGGSIDSLLNFPAAVIVFGGTFGAVLIQTNFATLKRSLKMFSWSFISPKLAPEQAIEKMVNWSVKARKSGLLGLEDDIDLQQDPFQRKGLILLIDGSEPEKIRESLLIELEASEKQALQAVKFYSSLGGYAPTMGIVGAVLGLIQVMGNLSDPSQLGAGIATAFVATIYGVGAANLMFLPIANKLKTIVQAQSLYREMYIEGIVLIAEGENPKIIEGRLQGFNPEYGH, encoded by the coding sequence ATGGATAGCTTAACCTTTGTCGGTCTCTTATTTGCAGTAGTTGCTATTTTCGGTGGGCAATTTTTAGAGGGAGGCTCGATCGATTCCCTGTTGAATTTTCCGGCTGCAGTGATCGTTTTTGGTGGAACGTTCGGTGCTGTTCTTATTCAAACAAATTTTGCGACTTTGAAACGTTCATTAAAAATGTTTTCGTGGAGCTTTATTTCTCCAAAACTTGCGCCAGAGCAAGCGATAGAAAAAATGGTTAATTGGAGTGTGAAGGCTCGCAAATCAGGGCTTTTAGGGTTAGAAGATGACATTGATTTGCAGCAAGATCCCTTTCAAAGAAAAGGCTTGATACTGCTAATCGATGGATCAGAACCAGAAAAGATTCGAGAATCTTTACTGATTGAACTAGAAGCTTCAGAAAAGCAAGCATTGCAAGCGGTAAAGTTTTATTCCTCTTTAGGAGGCTACGCTCCGACCATGGGAATCGTTGGCGCAGTATTAGGGCTTATTCAAGTCATGGGAAACCTCTCCGATCCTTCGCAATTGGGGGCAGGTATTGCAACCGCTTTTGTCGCAACGATTTACGGTGTGGGAGCGGCTAATTTAATGTTCTTGCCTATTGCAAATAAATTAAAAACCATCGTTCAAGCGCAAAGTTTGTATCGAGAGATGTACATTGAAGGCATTGTTCTAATCGCTGAAGGTGAAAATCCCAAGATAATAGAAGGGCGGTTGCAAGGGTTCAACCCTGAGTACGGCCACTAG
- the motD gene encoding flagellar motor protein MotD yields MLRKSQVEEEDENTDRWLVSYADFITLLFAFFVVMYSISQINQGKYRILSQSLLSAFDSPEKSRLPIQEGDINRSKTMPDQPLPITRNKEGGAKDEPIEENYLSSEEFDRIETALNQQLSELIKADLVSIKRTKNWLEIDLSSAILFESGSDRLTQSAQVVIEEIAKTLRNNKQIVSVRGHTDNIPIETEQFRSNWALSAGRAVAVVRLLQRLAIPPQRLQALGFGEFQPLESNATAEGRAKNRRVTIAISRYELEDQEKLKSQQKLADKGKEIVPSDPQAQGAQNNVEAQKREEESKQGTYEVVRLPGGGLLIRGKKVPKDSEQQKDN; encoded by the coding sequence ATGTTACGAAAATCACAGGTTGAAGAAGAAGATGAAAATACCGATCGTTGGCTAGTTTCTTATGCTGACTTCATAACTTTGTTGTTTGCTTTCTTTGTCGTCATGTACTCAATTTCGCAAATTAACCAAGGCAAATATCGAATACTTTCTCAATCACTTTTATCTGCATTTGACTCGCCTGAAAAAAGTCGTCTGCCAATTCAAGAAGGTGATATTAATCGTTCTAAGACAATGCCGGATCAACCACTTCCTATAACTAGAAATAAAGAGGGAGGTGCGAAGGACGAGCCAATCGAAGAAAATTATCTGAGTAGCGAAGAGTTTGATCGAATAGAAACTGCGTTGAATCAGCAGTTATCGGAGCTAATAAAAGCCGATTTAGTCAGCATTAAGCGCACAAAAAACTGGCTTGAAATAGACTTGAGTAGTGCGATTTTATTTGAGAGCGGCAGTGATCGACTCACCCAAAGTGCGCAAGTGGTAATCGAAGAAATCGCTAAGACGCTGCGTAACAACAAACAAATCGTGAGTGTTCGTGGACACACCGATAACATTCCAATTGAAACGGAACAATTCCGATCAAACTGGGCGCTTTCTGCAGGTAGAGCAGTTGCGGTGGTACGGTTGTTGCAAAGGTTAGCTATCCCTCCGCAAAGGTTGCAAGCGCTTGGCTTTGGTGAGTTCCAACCATTAGAGAGTAATGCAACCGCAGAAGGACGAGCGAAAAACCGGCGAGTAACCATTGCCATTTCTCGCTACGAGCTTGAAGACCAAGAAAAACTTAAGTCGCAACAGAAACTTGCCGATAAAGGCAAAGAGATTGTGCCTAGTGATCCGCAAGCTCAAGGCGCTCAAAACAACGTAGAAGCTCAAAAAAGGGAAGAGGAGTCAAAGCAGGGAACCTATGAAGTTGTTCGGCTACCCGGCGGCGGATTGCTTATTCGCGGCAAAAAAGTGCCGAAAGACTCAGAGCAACAGAAAGACAATTAA
- a CDS encoding ParA family protein produces the protein MSILKVWTIANQKGGVGKTTSVATLGGLLAESGARVLMVDCDPHSSLTSYYGYDPDALAANLFDIFEADVKQASDLPEHVILPTQHEGLHLIGSSIALATLDRKFSQKPGMGLVLKHLRDALQDQFDYMLFDCPPVLGVLLVNALAAGEQLVVPVQTEFLALKGLERMMQTINMVTKAQRHSIEYLIVPTMFDRRTKASIATLRNMRDEFGMHLWEKVIPVDTKFRDASKQHQSANFLYPDARGVYAYRKLMSTLQAREHQEKVA, from the coding sequence GTGAGTATTTTGAAGGTTTGGACCATTGCGAATCAAAAAGGCGGTGTTGGTAAAACGACCAGTGTGGCGACATTGGGCGGCTTGCTGGCAGAGTCTGGTGCTCGAGTATTAATGGTTGATTGTGATCCTCACTCTTCATTAACCAGTTACTATGGATACGATCCCGATGCACTGGCCGCGAACTTGTTTGATATTTTTGAGGCCGATGTTAAACAAGCAAGTGATCTACCTGAGCATGTGATCTTACCTACTCAACATGAGGGGTTACATCTAATCGGCTCGTCAATTGCTTTAGCAACACTCGATAGAAAGTTCAGTCAAAAACCCGGCATGGGGTTAGTATTAAAACACCTCAGAGACGCACTACAAGACCAATTTGATTACATGCTGTTTGATTGTCCTCCAGTACTTGGTGTGCTGCTTGTCAATGCATTAGCTGCAGGAGAGCAGCTGGTGGTTCCTGTTCAAACTGAATTTTTAGCGCTCAAAGGCCTAGAGCGCATGATGCAAACCATCAATATGGTCACTAAAGCTCAGCGTCATTCAATCGAGTATCTTATTGTGCCGACGATGTTTGATCGTCGTACCAAAGCCTCGATTGCCACCTTGCGTAATATGCGTGATGAATTTGGAATGCACTTATGGGAAAAAGTGATTCCAGTCGATACAAAGTTTCGAGATGCGAGTAAACAACATCAAAGTGCGAACTTTCTTTATCCCGATGCTCGAGGGGTTTATGCGTATCGCAAACTCATGTCTACATTACAGGCAAGAGAGCATCAAGAAAAGGTTGCTTAG
- a CDS encoding chemotaxis protein CheW: MKKPHSQAKQATLLQEFIEDMLWEEEPAQVSERIHGNVNSAMLPEAVSLSEKVTQPIVQSNTEKAEPEAAHSSHDQPRVINKQTAEPKQTGTNALSAHSGSESSPLGRSKSISHEEPLAVVESYVAGELTTEQVDIDEKLSKVQSLLSNMPVLTAPAVQEKTVEKVVLKADVKTATKTTPESLVKSAEIKAKTASPDIAKQSRPQTTEALKQPLKEAQTATPEATEDISLQEVFSDLSSREEVRLKQLLGDEFQTLIFDVGKLPLAVPLVKLGGIHAYSEEDITPLFGTPDWFKGLIPAEQGNIMLVDTARFVMPEKYDQIKDQLDYKYAILLDDTRWALACTNVREAKSMSLDDVRWSEKGTKKAWFAGMVVQYMCALLEVDSLINLLYRQGKSENSTRN; encoded by the coding sequence ATGAAAAAGCCACACAGTCAAGCTAAGCAAGCGACGCTTCTGCAAGAGTTTATTGAAGACATGCTCTGGGAAGAAGAGCCCGCTCAAGTCTCTGAACGCATTCATGGCAACGTGAACTCTGCTATGTTACCAGAAGCTGTTTCGTTATCAGAAAAAGTCACCCAGCCGATCGTTCAGTCAAACACAGAAAAGGCGGAGCCGGAAGCTGCGCATTCATCACATGACCAACCACGAGTGATCAATAAACAAACGGCCGAACCAAAGCAGACCGGTACTAATGCGTTATCGGCGCACAGCGGATCTGAGTCCAGTCCTTTAGGAAGGAGCAAATCGATATCGCATGAAGAGCCTTTGGCAGTGGTTGAGTCTTACGTCGCTGGTGAGTTGACTACTGAGCAAGTCGATATTGATGAAAAACTGAGTAAAGTACAGTCTTTGCTTTCCAATATGCCAGTATTAACGGCGCCGGCGGTACAAGAAAAAACCGTCGAGAAAGTTGTGCTAAAAGCCGACGTTAAAACAGCCACGAAGACAACACCTGAGAGTCTCGTGAAGTCCGCGGAGATAAAGGCTAAAACGGCTTCACCAGATATTGCAAAGCAATCAAGGCCACAAACCACTGAAGCGCTAAAGCAACCGCTAAAAGAAGCCCAAACTGCCACTCCTGAGGCGACCGAAGATATCAGTCTTCAAGAGGTTTTCTCTGATTTAAGCTCGCGCGAAGAAGTACGCTTGAAGCAGTTGCTCGGTGACGAGTTTCAAACACTGATTTTTGATGTTGGTAAGCTTCCTCTGGCGGTTCCTCTGGTGAAACTCGGAGGAATACATGCTTACTCAGAAGAAGATATAACGCCATTATTTGGGACACCCGACTGGTTTAAAGGATTAATTCCAGCCGAGCAGGGCAACATAATGTTGGTCGACACGGCGCGGTTTGTGATGCCCGAAAAATATGATCAAATCAAAGACCAATTAGATTACAAGTACGCAATACTATTGGATGACACACGCTGGGCGTTAGCTTGTACCAACGTTCGTGAAGCGAAATCTATGTCGTTAGATGATGTTCGTTGGTCCGAAAAAGGAACAAAGAAAGCCTGGTTTGCAGGAATGGTGGTCCAATATATGTGTGCTTTACTTGAGGTCGACTCCTTGATAAATCTTCTTTATCGACAAGGAAAGTCTGAAAATTCAACAAGAAACTGA
- a CDS encoding chemotaxis protein CheW — translation MSNEDLKSKAAKLADDDEILQWVTFRLSSETYGINVMQVQEVLRYNEIAPVPGAPHYVLGIINLRGNVVTVIDTCQRFGLSPIEVTDSTRIVIIEANQQVIGILVDAVAEVVYLRASEIEIAPNVGNDESAKFIQGVTHREGELLILVDLNKLLDEEEWQELEYLDY, via the coding sequence ATGAGTAACGAAGACTTGAAAAGTAAGGCGGCTAAACTTGCCGACGATGATGAAATATTGCAGTGGGTGACTTTTCGATTATCGAGTGAAACCTATGGCATTAATGTGATGCAGGTACAAGAGGTATTGCGCTACAACGAAATAGCTCCGGTACCAGGTGCTCCGCATTACGTCCTAGGGATTATCAATCTGCGTGGCAATGTGGTGACGGTTATCGATACGTGTCAACGTTTTGGGCTTTCACCTATCGAAGTTACGGACTCAACTCGAATTGTCATCATTGAAGCTAATCAGCAAGTGATCGGCATACTCGTTGACGCTGTCGCCGAGGTTGTTTATCTCCGGGCGTCGGAAATTGAAATAGCCCCCAATGTGGGTAATGATGAAAGCGCTAAATTTATTCAAGGCGTGACACATCGTGAAGGGGAGCTACTGATTTTGGTTGATCTCAACAAACTTCTTGATGAAGAAGAGTGGCAAGAGCTTGAATATTTAGATTACTAG
- a CDS encoding DUF2802 domain-containing protein, with translation MAVWFENSVWLVIGGLVLSQGALFVLWSGARRQVKLVEKQLIALRKEQQALISGNLGMGRKLFKFKSNLAHLEQSQVDLKQTQSSDKSIEQAAVLLKKGVSIEEVISSCSISRGEAELMVEMLNNRAANY, from the coding sequence ATGGCAGTTTGGTTCGAAAACAGTGTGTGGTTGGTTATTGGCGGCTTAGTGCTGAGCCAAGGGGCGTTGTTTGTTCTGTGGTCTGGCGCAAGACGGCAAGTTAAGCTTGTTGAAAAGCAATTAATCGCTTTACGTAAAGAGCAGCAAGCTTTGATCAGCGGCAACTTGGGGATGGGACGTAAGCTGTTTAAATTTAAAAGTAACCTCGCTCACCTAGAGCAGTCTCAAGTTGACCTCAAACAAACTCAGTCTTCTGACAAATCCATTGAGCAAGCTGCAGTGCTTCTAAAAAAGGGAGTCAGTATTGAGGAAGTTATTAGCAGCTGCTCGATTTCTCGAGGCGAAGCCGAACTGATGGTGGAGATGCTTAATAATCGCGCAGCCAATTACTAA
- a CDS encoding aspartate-semialdehyde dehydrogenase translates to MKKTLYNVAIVGATGAVGVVMREILEQRKFPVGELYLLASERSAGEEVSFAGKTIQVQDLKDFDFNKVDIGLFSAGGSISREYAPKAAACGCVVIDNTSEFRYDEDIPLVVPEVNPDAIAQYTSRGIIANPNCSTIQMVVALKPIADRIGIERINVCTYQAVSGSGKEAVDELARQTTQLLSGQSPTIEVYPHQIAFNVLPHIDVFQENGYTKEEMKMVWETQKIMGDKSIRVNPTAVRVPVFYGHSEAVHIETKQSFEVSDVRMWLQEAPGVEVLDEPKENQYAQPTVHAAGQDPVFVSRIRRDISHDRGLNLWVVSDNVRKGAALNSVQIAELLIRDYL, encoded by the coding sequence GTGAAAAAGACGCTTTATAATGTGGCCATAGTTGGCGCAACCGGTGCTGTCGGTGTGGTAATGCGAGAAATTCTCGAACAGCGTAAATTTCCTGTTGGCGAACTGTATTTATTAGCGAGCGAGCGTTCGGCGGGAGAGGAAGTGTCATTCGCAGGGAAAACCATTCAAGTTCAAGACTTAAAAGACTTCGATTTCAATAAAGTTGATATTGGTTTATTTTCGGCTGGCGGGTCTATTAGTCGAGAGTATGCACCGAAAGCAGCTGCGTGTGGCTGTGTCGTTATCGATAATACCTCCGAGTTTCGTTACGATGAGGACATACCGTTAGTCGTTCCTGAGGTGAACCCAGACGCTATTGCTCAGTATACAAGCCGTGGAATTATAGCTAACCCTAACTGCTCAACCATTCAAATGGTTGTTGCATTGAAGCCTATCGCCGATCGCATAGGTATTGAACGAATTAATGTTTGCACCTATCAAGCGGTATCTGGCTCAGGAAAAGAAGCCGTGGATGAATTGGCCCGTCAGACAACGCAGCTTTTAAGTGGTCAATCGCCGACGATAGAGGTTTATCCACACCAAATTGCGTTTAATGTGTTGCCACACATTGATGTGTTTCAAGAGAATGGGTACACCAAAGAAGAAATGAAAATGGTGTGGGAAACTCAAAAAATTATGGGCGACAAGAGTATTCGTGTGAATCCAACAGCCGTACGTGTGCCGGTTTTCTATGGCCATTCAGAAGCGGTACACATTGAAACAAAGCAGTCTTTTGAGGTGAGCGATGTACGCATGTGGCTTCAAGAGGCTCCTGGAGTCGAGGTGTTGGATGAGCCAAAAGAGAATCAATACGCTCAGCCAACGGTCCATGCGGCAGGTCAAGACCCAGTCTTTGTTTCGCGAATTCGTCGCGATATATCTCATGATAGGGGACTTAATCTTTGGGTTGTTTCAGACAATGTTCGCAAAGGGGCTGCATTAAACAGTGTCCAAATTGCTGAACTTTTAATTCGAGATTACCTATAA
- a CDS encoding FimV/HubP family polar landmark protein — protein MFRKLSLVLIAVLVVFSLGVNSLGLGEIKLDSGLNQPLKAEIMLFSPEGMSEFEVSASLASMAEFEKAGIDYFNYLRDIRFKTIRREGDVLVIEVSTRQPIKEPYLNFLVELNWPKGRMLREYTVLLDPPVFSKARSATVNTTQTTQDKSPRTTTTSTPRTTTRSTTPATPRITGTTYGPVGEAETLWRIASGVRPANASIHQTLVALYRANPDAFLNNDINLLKEGSTLVIPDAESIMSTPRRAALQDMVARLRGGSKDTVLDTTGRSSTQKNTTRGQDRLRLATPKSSSTGSVSGSGEGNQQEVSRLKDQLSQSKEATATLEAENEELRRKLQDALEKIEKDKGAGVNIDSTEGAAIANQKEVFADTKKDEEQKTPEQTPTTEQGGQETTTGTTEQGGTKDTTEQGPEQQVEETKKDTTKSITPPASKPTGLSAPPQSTSFFDDPLYLYGAIGLVVILLGAFAVIWKMRQRMSDDEFQDDLVVSAQGGGFDSDDSFDVPDSADDLLGDFDTDDVFEDESETEADPLGEADIYIAYGKYDQAEKLLIDAIGAQNERNDLKLKLLECYAETKDKDKFEAAYQQFADDFSSDGDAQQQYHDIKSSAWPEDADLEDDFELPSTEEIFGDDSSSQDLDDDFSLDDLDTESDVSLDDDFSTDELGGEEPEFETDDLDFDLDEEPASDAKGNDDFSLDDELLDTSDDDLDLDSDMSLDLDSDDNDLDLDLDSDSTTADSDDFDLDSSPSDSASGSDDFSLDDDDLNMDLDDDFDLGDDDDLDADLMDGTDEASTKLDLARAYIDMGDVDGAKEILNEVVEEGSEAHKSEALSLLEKI, from the coding sequence ATGTTTCGCAAACTTAGCCTGGTTTTAATAGCAGTTCTAGTTGTTTTCTCACTGGGGGTGAACTCGCTAGGACTGGGTGAAATCAAACTAGACTCTGGATTGAATCAGCCATTAAAGGCTGAGATCATGTTGTTTTCACCGGAAGGGATGTCTGAATTTGAAGTCTCCGCCAGCTTGGCTAGTATGGCTGAGTTTGAGAAGGCGGGTATCGATTACTTCAATTATTTGAGGGATATTCGCTTCAAGACCATTCGACGAGAAGGCGATGTGTTGGTGATCGAAGTATCGACTCGTCAGCCGATTAAAGAACCCTATTTGAACTTTTTGGTTGAGTTGAATTGGCCAAAAGGTCGAATGCTTCGTGAATATACCGTTTTGCTTGACCCACCCGTTTTTTCGAAAGCTCGTTCAGCAACGGTCAACACAACACAAACAACGCAAGATAAATCACCGAGAACAACCACAACGTCAACCCCACGCACCACCACGCGTTCAACCACACCTGCAACGCCTCGCATCACTGGAACCACTTATGGTCCTGTTGGCGAAGCCGAGACTTTGTGGCGCATTGCATCGGGTGTGAGACCTGCTAATGCAAGTATTCATCAAACCTTAGTTGCTTTGTATCGAGCAAATCCTGATGCGTTTTTGAATAACGACATTAACTTGTTGAAAGAAGGATCGACTTTGGTGATTCCTGACGCGGAATCGATTATGTCAACACCACGTCGCGCAGCTTTACAAGATATGGTTGCTCGGTTACGCGGTGGCAGTAAAGATACGGTTCTTGATACGACCGGTCGCTCATCAACTCAAAAAAATACCACCCGAGGACAAGATCGGTTACGTCTAGCAACGCCCAAAAGCTCATCAACTGGAAGTGTTTCTGGTTCTGGAGAGGGTAATCAACAAGAAGTTTCTCGTTTGAAAGACCAGTTGTCGCAAAGCAAAGAAGCAACTGCGACCCTTGAAGCTGAAAATGAAGAGTTGCGACGTAAATTACAAGATGCGCTAGAAAAAATTGAAAAAGATAAAGGTGCTGGCGTTAACATCGACTCCACAGAAGGTGCGGCCATTGCTAACCAGAAAGAAGTGTTTGCCGACACCAAGAAAGATGAAGAACAGAAAACACCTGAGCAAACCCCAACGACTGAGCAAGGCGGGCAAGAAACCACTACTGGCACGACCGAGCAAGGCGGAACGAAAGATACCACTGAGCAAGGTCCAGAGCAGCAAGTTGAAGAAACTAAGAAAGACACTACTAAGTCTATAACCCCGCCAGCCTCTAAGCCAACCGGCTTAAGTGCACCACCGCAATCGACCTCATTTTTTGACGATCCTCTGTACTTGTATGGTGCGATTGGCTTAGTGGTCATTTTGTTAGGTGCTTTTGCGGTGATCTGGAAAATGCGTCAGCGAATGTCTGATGACGAATTCCAAGATGATTTGGTCGTTTCTGCACAAGGCGGTGGCTTTGATTCAGATGATTCTTTTGATGTTCCTGACTCTGCTGACGATCTGTTGGGTGACTTCGACACCGATGATGTGTTTGAAGATGAGTCAGAAACCGAAGCCGACCCATTGGGTGAAGCCGATATCTATATTGCTTACGGAAAATACGATCAAGCTGAGAAACTATTGATCGATGCGATTGGCGCTCAAAACGAACGTAACGACCTTAAGCTTAAGTTACTTGAGTGTTATGCAGAAACGAAAGATAAGGATAAGTTCGAAGCAGCTTATCAGCAGTTTGCAGATGACTTCTCAAGCGATGGCGATGCTCAACAGCAATATCATGATATTAAATCGAGTGCTTGGCCTGAAGACGCTGACTTAGAAGATGATTTTGAGTTGCCATCAACAGAAGAAATTTTTGGTGACGACTCTTCGTCACAAGATCTCGATGATGATTTCTCCTTAGATGACTTAGATACTGAAAGTGACGTGTCTCTGGATGATGACTTTTCGACTGACGAACTTGGCGGTGAAGAGCCTGAGTTTGAGACAGATGATTTAGATTTTGACTTAGATGAAGAGCCTGCTTCTGACGCTAAAGGAAACGACGACTTTTCTTTAGATGATGAATTATTGGATACTTCAGATGATGATTTAGATCTAGATTCTGATATGTCATTAGATCTTGATTCTGATGACAACGACTTAGACCTAGATTTAGATTCAGACTCGACAACGGCTGATTCTGATGACTTTGATTTAGACTCATCGCCTTCAGATTCTGCCTCGGGTTCAGATGACTTTAGTCTGGATGATGACGATCTGAACATGGATCTCGATGACGACTTCGATCTGGGTGATGACGATGATCTTGATGCCGACTTGATGGACGGTACTGATGAAGCATCGACCAAACTTGATCTTGCCCGTGCTTACATTGATATGGGTGATGTAGACGGTGCAAAAGAGATTCTGAACGAAGTGGTTGAAGAGGGTTCAGAAGCTCATAAATCTGAAGCGCTAAGTCTTTTAGAAAAGATTTAA
- the truA gene encoding tRNA pseudouridine(38-40) synthase TruA gives MIIALGIEYLGTSYSGWQRQSHSPSVQACVEKALSTIADHNVSVFCAGRTDSGVHALSQVIHFETQVERPSKAWVLGGNAHLPDDICVLWAKVMNEEFHARFSAVSRRYRYVILNRKIRPAVLSGQVTWVKENLDEELMHLAAQHLLGEQDFTSFQAASCQSPTPFRNVFNTQVFRHNEYLVIEITANAFLHHMVRNIAGSLIEVGKGNQNPEWIAELLALKDRTKAAPTASPNGLYFVQANYPNQFAIPGINNGPWFIN, from the coding sequence ATGATAATTGCTTTGGGTATCGAATATCTTGGTACATCTTATAGCGGCTGGCAACGCCAGTCGCATTCTCCTTCTGTTCAAGCCTGCGTTGAAAAAGCATTATCAACGATTGCCGATCATAACGTTTCTGTGTTTTGCGCTGGTCGTACAGACTCAGGTGTGCACGCTTTAAGCCAAGTGATACATTTTGAAACGCAAGTTGAGAGACCAAGCAAAGCTTGGGTGCTGGGCGGAAATGCTCATCTACCCGATGATATCTGTGTGCTGTGGGCAAAGGTCATGAACGAAGAGTTTCATGCACGTTTTTCAGCAGTATCGCGGCGTTATCGATATGTTATTTTAAATCGTAAGATTCGTCCTGCAGTGTTATCGGGTCAAGTCACCTGGGTTAAAGAAAACCTAGATGAAGAACTCATGCATTTAGCTGCCCAACATTTACTGGGTGAGCAAGATTTTACCTCATTTCAAGCGGCCAGCTGTCAATCTCCCACACCCTTTCGTAACGTTTTTAATACTCAGGTATTTCGTCATAATGAGTATCTAGTTATTGAGATAACTGCGAATGCTTTTCTTCATCATATGGTTAGAAACATAGCAGGGAGTTTAATTGAAGTTGGCAAAGGCAATCAAAACCCAGAGTGGATAGCTGAGTTGCTTGCGTTAAAAGATAGGACAAAAGCCGCACCAACGGCGAGTCCTAACGGTTTATACTTTGTACAAGCGAATTACCCTAACCAGTTTGCAATACCAGGAATAAACAATGGTCCCTGGTTTATAAACTGA
- the accD gene encoding acetyl-CoA carboxylase, carboxyltransferase subunit beta has translation MSWLERLLPKRNTSVDSRKKSIPEGVWSKCGQCASVLYRSELERNLEVCPKCGNHMRISARKRLERFLDQDTHSELAESLKPVDALKFRDSKKYKDRMSAAQKATGENDALIVMSGELLEIPVVCTAFEFSFMGGSMASVVGEKFVRAANFAMENNCPLICFSTSGGARMQEALLSLFQMAKTSAALARMSEKGIPFISVLTDPTMGGVSASLAMLGDVNVAEPNALIGFAGPRVIEQTVREKLPEGFQRSEFLLEKGAIDMIVDRREMRSKLASILSKLTHKPEPLRVQNDEPA, from the coding sequence ATGAGCTGGTTAGAAAGACTTCTTCCTAAAAGAAATACTTCTGTCGATAGTCGTAAAAAGTCCATTCCAGAGGGAGTGTGGTCAAAATGTGGGCAATGCGCGTCGGTTTTGTATCGTTCAGAGTTAGAGCGAAATTTGGAAGTTTGCCCAAAGTGCGGCAATCATATGCGGATATCTGCCCGAAAACGTTTAGAAAGGTTCTTAGATCAAGACACCCACAGCGAGCTGGCAGAGTCATTAAAGCCTGTCGATGCTTTAAAGTTCAGAGACTCCAAAAAGTATAAAGATCGCATGTCGGCGGCACAAAAAGCGACAGGAGAAAATGATGCTCTGATTGTCATGAGCGGTGAATTACTCGAGATTCCTGTGGTTTGTACTGCATTTGAGTTTAGTTTTATGGGGGGATCGATGGCGTCTGTTGTCGGCGAGAAGTTCGTTCGTGCCGCTAACTTCGCGATGGAAAACAACTGTCCCTTGATATGCTTTTCAACCAGTGGTGGGGCACGAATGCAAGAGGCATTACTGTCACTGTTTCAAATGGCAAAAACCAGCGCAGCCTTAGCCAGAATGTCAGAGAAAGGCATTCCATTTATATCGGTATTAACTGATCCAACGATGGGTGGGGTATCTGCTAGTTTAGCGATGTTAGGCGATGTGAATGTTGCTGAACCGAATGCCCTGATTGGTTTCGCTGGTCCTCGAGTCATTGAGCAGACCGTGCGAGAAAAATTACCGGAAGGGTTTCAACGCAGCGAGTTCTTACTTGAAAAAGGTGCGATTGATATGATCGTCGATCGTCGTGAAATGCGCAGCAAACTTGCTTCAATTTTGTCTAAATTAACTCATAAACCAGAACCTTTAAGAGTTCAGAACGACGAGCCAGCTTGA